Proteins from a single region of Streptomyces griseiscabiei:
- a CDS encoding alpha-L-fucosidase translates to MSRPINRRAFLACATGVAAAAVAGGLIGSGTAHAAPSTYTPSWDSVDQHPAAPEWFKDAKFGIYFHWGVFSVPAFESEWYPRHMYQNNSAAKQHHVATYGNPSSWPYHNFINGANDLAGNHKEFAPKLKSAGGNFDPDEWAQLFADAGARFAGPVAEHHDGYSMWDSQVNEWNSVDKGPHLDLLELFTDAIRAKNLKLLVAMHHAYNYTGFFEFAPAQSDPSLKKLYGQLGSAQENQLWYDKLKDVVDRAEPDILWQDFRLDHVDETQRLKFLSYYYNQANSWGKEVVATYKDGFNSHGAVFDYERGGPADLTAPYWLTDESISSTSWCYTEGIGYYSVKQMVHSFLDRISKNGNVLLNIAPKADGTIPQAQRDILLGIGDHLGRFGESVYSTRAWTAYGEGPTKMGGATFSQPTTGTAQDIRFTRNKANNVLYATVLGWPGSSLEIKTLGSGRIDVGSLTSAKLLDSTAGTYINLANPTQNASGLQVTLPSSAPFSAHAYVLKLSFSGEIPGLKPLAGAVAHTNVNYAGDAAVLALGSYTADELTSAGVPPLSVSSLRVAPGHQVIGYSGDDFSGTSWTFGADNSDLRTTGNNDRITSLKVVLNPSAWLRITNVTNGLALDSGGSATGGSNLKQWTWDGSNNLQWHAVDLGNGYYKLENRANSMVADGWGATANGTACRQLEWNGHTNQQWKITYRGDGRYSLTNRTTGMALDGGGNVSSGSNAKQWSFNSSTNLLWTFTAL, encoded by the coding sequence GCCGGCGTTCGAGAGCGAGTGGTACCCGCGCCACATGTACCAGAACAACAGCGCGGCGAAGCAGCACCACGTCGCCACGTACGGCAACCCCTCCTCGTGGCCGTACCACAACTTCATCAACGGGGCGAACGATCTGGCGGGCAACCACAAGGAGTTCGCGCCGAAGCTCAAGTCGGCCGGCGGCAACTTCGACCCCGACGAGTGGGCACAGCTCTTCGCCGACGCCGGGGCGAGGTTCGCCGGGCCGGTCGCCGAGCACCACGACGGCTACTCGATGTGGGACAGCCAGGTCAACGAGTGGAACTCCGTCGACAAGGGCCCCCATCTGGACCTGCTGGAGCTGTTCACCGACGCCATCCGCGCCAAGAACCTCAAGCTGCTCGTGGCCATGCACCACGCCTACAACTACACCGGTTTCTTCGAGTTCGCGCCGGCGCAGTCGGACCCGAGCCTGAAGAAGCTCTACGGGCAGTTGGGCTCAGCCCAGGAGAACCAGCTCTGGTACGACAAGCTCAAGGATGTCGTCGACCGGGCCGAACCGGACATCCTGTGGCAGGACTTCAGACTGGACCATGTCGACGAGACACAGCGGCTGAAGTTCCTGTCGTACTACTACAACCAGGCCAACAGCTGGGGCAAGGAGGTCGTCGCCACCTACAAGGACGGCTTCAACAGCCACGGCGCGGTCTTCGACTACGAACGCGGCGGTCCCGCCGACCTCACGGCACCCTACTGGCTGACGGACGAGAGCATCTCCAGCACCAGCTGGTGCTACACCGAGGGCATCGGCTACTACAGCGTCAAGCAGATGGTGCACTCGTTCCTCGACCGGATCAGCAAGAACGGCAACGTCCTGCTCAACATCGCGCCGAAGGCCGACGGCACCATCCCCCAGGCCCAGCGCGACATCCTGCTCGGCATCGGCGACCACCTCGGGCGCTTCGGCGAGTCGGTGTACTCGACGCGGGCCTGGACGGCGTACGGCGAGGGTCCGACGAAGATGGGCGGTGCCACCTTCTCCCAGCCGACGACGGGCACCGCGCAGGACATCCGCTTCACCCGCAACAAGGCCAACAACGTCCTGTACGCCACCGTCCTCGGCTGGCCCGGCAGCTCCCTGGAGATCAAGACCCTCGGCTCCGGCCGGATCGACGTCGGCTCGCTGACCTCGGCCAAGCTGCTCGACTCCACGGCCGGCACGTACATCAACCTCGCGAACCCCACACAGAACGCGTCGGGGCTGCAGGTGACCCTGCCCTCCTCCGCCCCCTTCTCCGCCCACGCGTACGTGCTGAAGCTCAGCTTCTCCGGCGAGATACCGGGTCTCAAGCCCCTAGCCGGTGCCGTCGCCCACACCAACGTGAACTACGCGGGTGACGCCGCGGTGCTCGCCCTGGGCAGTTACACGGCCGACGAGCTGACCTCCGCCGGCGTGCCCCCGCTCAGCGTCTCCTCGCTTCGTGTGGCACCTGGACACCAGGTCATCGGCTACTCCGGTGACGACTTCAGCGGTACGTCGTGGACGTTCGGCGCCGACAACAGCGATCTGCGCACCACCGGGAACAACGACAGGATCACCTCGCTGAAGGTGGTCCTCAACCCGTCGGCCTGGCTGCGCATCACCAATGTCACCAACGGCCTGGCCCTGGACAGCGGCGGCAGCGCCACCGGCGGCTCCAACCTCAAGCAGTGGACCTGGGACGGCAGCAACAACCTGCAGTGGCACGCGGTCGACCTCGGCAACGGCTACTACAAGCTGGAGAACCGCGCCAACAGCATGGTCGCCGACGGCTGGGGTGCCACCGCCAACGGCACCGCGTGCAGGCAACTGGAGTGGAACGGCCACACCAACCAGCAGTGGAAGATCACCTATCGCGGTGACGGCCGGTACTCCCTCACCAACCGCACCACGGGTATGGCGCTGGACGGCGGGGGCAACGTCTCCTCCGGTTCCAACGCCAAGCAGTGGAGCTTCAACAGCAGCACCAACCTGCTGTGGACGTTCACCGCGCTGTGA
- a CDS encoding DUF5605 domain-containing protein: protein MTYGPDSVLGEILRDEQAGAVVRRHLPRLDDEPTLVQFRHGTLRQVLNFMPRLQSDPEARAALYADLATLPETVREPSALAAEADPVPSADYEPADVPVGSARCVREETATRWRTFELELHGPDHGNPFTDVALRAEFRHGDRSLTAHGFYDGEGTYRIRFLPDEEGTWTFRTTSNARSLDAITGSLHCGPARTGDHGPVRVHETFHFRHADGTRYQPVGTTAYAWTHQGEELEEQTLRTLAESPFNKIRMCVFPKSYTFNTNEPPLYPFEGTPESGWDLRRPNPAYFRHLEQRIAQLGRLGIQADLILFHSYDRWGFSEMSPAADARYVRYLVSRLAALPNVWWSLANEYDLVWSKDTEHWHRTAAVIRAHDPHGHLISVHECIDIWDNAADWVTHCSIQKPTENTAEWRSRWGKPVLVDELGYEGDIEHGWGNLTAEDMIRRCWEGVVRGGYVTHGECHLADDDVLWWAKGGVLKGESAARMGFLRRILEEVPSDAAGIAPLPSPWDFPVGGVKERQLLIYFGARQPRRRAFTFPPGVRYRADVIDTWNMTVTELPGTYEADFTLPLPGRPYIAVRLRAEEDRG from the coding sequence ATGACCTACGGTCCCGACTCCGTCCTCGGCGAGATCCTGCGCGACGAGCAGGCCGGAGCCGTGGTGCGCAGACACCTGCCCCGCCTCGACGACGAACCGACGCTGGTCCAGTTCCGGCACGGAACGCTGCGGCAGGTGCTGAACTTCATGCCGCGGCTGCAGTCCGACCCCGAAGCGCGGGCCGCGCTCTACGCCGATCTCGCCACCCTCCCCGAGACGGTCCGCGAGCCGTCGGCCCTCGCCGCCGAGGCGGACCCCGTTCCGTCCGCCGACTACGAACCGGCCGATGTGCCCGTCGGCAGCGCCCGGTGTGTGCGGGAGGAAACCGCCACGCGGTGGCGGACGTTCGAGCTGGAACTGCACGGTCCCGACCACGGGAACCCCTTCACGGACGTCGCGCTGCGGGCGGAGTTCCGCCACGGCGACCGGTCGCTGACCGCGCACGGTTTCTACGACGGTGAGGGGACCTATCGCATCCGCTTCCTGCCGGACGAGGAGGGCACCTGGACCTTCCGTACGACGAGCAACGCCCGGTCCCTGGACGCGATCACCGGGTCCCTCCACTGCGGACCGGCCCGCACCGGCGACCACGGGCCGGTACGCGTGCACGAGACGTTCCACTTCCGTCACGCGGACGGCACCCGGTACCAGCCGGTCGGGACCACCGCCTACGCCTGGACACACCAAGGCGAGGAACTGGAGGAGCAGACCCTCCGGACGCTCGCGGAGAGCCCGTTCAACAAGATCCGGATGTGCGTCTTCCCGAAGTCGTACACCTTCAACACGAACGAACCGCCGCTGTACCCCTTCGAGGGGACGCCCGAGTCGGGCTGGGACCTCCGCCGTCCGAACCCCGCCTACTTCCGGCACCTCGAACAGCGGATCGCCCAGCTCGGCCGGCTCGGCATCCAGGCCGACCTCATCCTCTTCCACTCCTACGACCGCTGGGGCTTCTCCGAGATGAGCCCGGCCGCCGACGCACGCTATGTCCGCTACCTGGTCTCCCGGCTGGCCGCGCTGCCCAACGTGTGGTGGTCCCTGGCCAACGAGTACGACCTGGTGTGGTCCAAGGACACCGAACACTGGCACCGCACCGCGGCGGTGATCCGCGCGCACGACCCCCACGGACACCTGATCAGCGTGCACGAGTGCATCGACATCTGGGACAACGCCGCCGACTGGGTCACCCATTGCAGCATCCAGAAGCCCACCGAGAACACGGCGGAATGGCGGTCCCGGTGGGGCAAGCCGGTGCTCGTGGACGAACTGGGCTACGAGGGCGACATTGAACACGGCTGGGGCAACCTCACGGCCGAGGACATGATCCGCCGTTGCTGGGAAGGGGTGGTCCGCGGCGGATACGTCACCCACGGCGAATGCCACCTGGCCGACGACGACGTGCTGTGGTGGGCCAAGGGAGGTGTTCTCAAGGGCGAGAGCGCGGCCCGTATGGGATTCCTGCGCCGGATCCTCGAAGAGGTCCCCTCCGACGCGGCCGGCATCGCCCCGCTACCGTCGCCCTGGGACTTCCCGGTCGGAGGTGTCAAGGAACGCCAGCTGCTCATCTACTTCGGCGCCCGCCAACCCCGCCGACGGGCGTTCACGTTTCCTCCCGGCGTCCGCTACCGGGCGGACGTCATCGACACCTGGAACATGACGGTCACCGAACTGCCCGGCACGTACGAGGCGGATTTCACCCTCCCGCTGCCGGGCCGGCCGTACATCGCGGTCCGCTTGCGGGCCGAGGAAGACCGAGGATGA
- a CDS encoding sugar phosphate isomerase/epimerase family protein, translated as MKPGTASADRTFTGGMWTFGRIIDRYATDGYGPTVSTLRAIELAAASGQLVGLDLNYPFDEGVTVDDVGKALTAHGLTAVNITPVIYDRGFRSGSFTSADASARRRAVELAHESVEVAGRLGARYVKFWPGQDGYDYPFQVDYAELRRHAIEGIRDVARNFPDVTFAIEYKLKEPRNRLFWSTAATSLLAIEQMGVDNVGLVVDFGHSLFAKENPAEVLTLAHSMGRLVDIELDDNYREWDDDLTAGALHLVETLEFLHVVRQIGWDEPLKLDLFPYREDPADAVRESVATLRALEDKAARLPLGELRAAQSAHDAMAVQRIVRTALLG; from the coding sequence ATGAAGCCCGGGACAGCCTCCGCCGACCGCACGTTCACCGGCGGTATGTGGACCTTCGGCCGCATCATCGACCGCTACGCCACCGACGGCTACGGGCCGACCGTGTCGACCCTGCGGGCCATCGAACTGGCCGCCGCGTCGGGTCAGTTGGTCGGTCTGGACCTCAACTACCCCTTCGACGAGGGGGTGACCGTCGACGACGTCGGCAAGGCCCTCACCGCGCACGGCCTGACGGCCGTCAACATCACGCCGGTGATCTACGACCGCGGCTTCCGCAGCGGCTCGTTCACCAGCGCCGACGCCTCCGCCCGCCGACGCGCCGTCGAACTCGCCCATGAATCGGTCGAGGTGGCGGGCCGCCTCGGAGCCCGCTACGTGAAGTTCTGGCCCGGCCAGGACGGTTACGACTATCCCTTCCAGGTCGACTACGCCGAACTGCGCCGCCACGCCATCGAGGGGATCCGGGACGTCGCCCGGAACTTCCCCGACGTCACCTTCGCCATCGAGTACAAGCTCAAGGAGCCCCGCAACCGTCTCTTCTGGTCGACGGCCGCCACCAGCCTGCTCGCCATCGAGCAGATGGGCGTGGACAACGTCGGCCTGGTCGTGGACTTCGGACACTCACTCTTCGCCAAGGAGAACCCCGCCGAAGTCCTCACCCTCGCCCACTCCATGGGCCGCCTCGTCGACATCGAGCTGGACGACAACTACCGCGAGTGGGACGACGATCTGACCGCCGGCGCGCTGCACCTCGTGGAGACCCTGGAGTTCCTGCACGTCGTCCGGCAGATCGGCTGGGACGAGCCGCTCAAGCTGGACCTCTTCCCCTACCGGGAGGACCCGGCCGACGCCGTCCGTGAATCCGTCGCCACGCTGCGGGCCCTGGAGGACAAGGCGGCCCGTCTGCCGCTGGGCGAGCTGCGCGCCGCGCAGTCCGCGCACGACGCGATGGCCGTCCAGCGCATCGTCCGGACCGCACTGCTCGGCTGA
- a CDS encoding NAD-dependent epimerase/dehydratase family protein yields the protein MRVAVIGGSGHIGTFLVPRLVRAGHDVINISRGTRTAYTEASEWQQVRQVVADREQEDGEGTFGDRVAGLKADVVIDLVCFTLDSARALVERLRGEAGHLLHCGTLWRYGPSQQLPISETTGTAPVGEYGIQKDRIARMLKEETASGGLVTTSLHPGHIVGPGWHPIGPVGNLDPAVWYALSAGEPLRIPGIGVESMHHVHADDVAQAFERAVEHRGAAAGEDFNVVAPTALNVRGYAHTAAGWFGQTASLEPVTWEQFRRTTAPDQAEVSWEHLYRSHCLTIEKARTLLDYAPRYAPETAVLESVRWLIDHDELKVARPLVD from the coding sequence ATGAGGGTCGCTGTTATCGGTGGGAGTGGGCACATCGGCACATTCCTCGTCCCCCGCCTGGTGCGAGCCGGCCATGATGTGATCAACATCAGCCGTGGCACGCGCACCGCCTATACCGAAGCCTCCGAATGGCAGCAGGTGCGCCAGGTCGTCGCCGACCGTGAACAGGAGGACGGCGAGGGCACCTTCGGCGACAGGGTGGCCGGACTGAAGGCCGACGTCGTCATCGACCTGGTGTGCTTCACCCTGGATTCGGCCCGCGCCCTGGTGGAACGGCTGCGCGGTGAGGCCGGACACCTGCTGCACTGCGGCACCCTGTGGCGCTACGGCCCCAGTCAACAGCTGCCGATCTCTGAGACGACGGGTACCGCTCCCGTCGGCGAGTACGGAATCCAGAAGGACCGGATCGCACGGATGCTGAAGGAGGAGACGGCCTCCGGGGGACTGGTGACCACCTCGCTGCACCCCGGGCACATCGTCGGTCCCGGCTGGCATCCGATCGGTCCGGTGGGCAACCTCGACCCCGCGGTCTGGTACGCGCTCTCGGCCGGGGAGCCTCTGCGGATTCCGGGGATCGGCGTCGAGTCGATGCATCATGTGCACGCGGACGACGTCGCACAGGCCTTTGAACGAGCCGTCGAGCACCGCGGCGCGGCGGCGGGGGAGGACTTCAACGTCGTGGCGCCCACCGCGCTGAACGTGCGTGGCTACGCGCACACGGCAGCCGGGTGGTTCGGGCAGACCGCGTCGCTCGAACCGGTGACCTGGGAGCAGTTCCGCCGGACCACCGCCCCGGACCAGGCGGAGGTGAGCTGGGAGCACCTCTACCGCAGCCACTGCCTCACCATCGAGAAGGCCAGGACCCTGCTCGACTACGCGCCGCGCTACGCACCCGAGACCGCCGTGCTCGAGTCCGTCCGCTGGTTGATCGACCACGACGAACTGAAGGTGGCACGCCCGCTCGTCGACTGA